The following nucleotide sequence is from Synechococcus sp. CBW1004.
GGAGCGGAGCAGACCGCGCAGCTGCTGCGCCTGGCCGCTGATCTCAAGGCCGGTCGACGGTCCATCGACCTGGGCGGCCGCATGCTGGGCCTGATCTTCTCCAAGGCGTCCACCCGCACCCGCGTCAGCTTCACGGTGGCGATGGCGCGCCTGGGCGGTCAGACACTGGACCTCAATCCTTCCGTGACCCAGGTGGGCCGGGGTGAACCGGTGGCCGACACGGCCCGGGTGCTCAGCCGCTACGTCAACGCCCTGGCGATCCGCACCTTCGCCCAGGAGGAGCTGCGCGACTATGCCCACTGGGCCTCCATCCCGGTGATCAACGCGCTCACCGATCTGGAGCATCCCTGTCAGGCCCTGGCCGACTACCTGACCCTGCAGGAGGCCTTCGGCGGCAGCCCCGATGACATGGCCGGGGCGACCCTGGCCTATGTGGGCGATGGCAACAACGTGGCCCACTCGCTGATGCTCTGCGGGGCACTGCTGGGAGTGAATGTGCGCATCGG
It contains:
- the argF gene encoding ornithine carbamoyltransferase, producing the protein MATLSAYPALAELKGKDFLSSADAGAEQTAQLLRLAADLKAGRRSIDLGGRMLGLIFSKASTRTRVSFTVAMARLGGQTLDLNPSVTQVGRGEPVADTARVLSRYVNALAIRTFAQEELRDYAHWASIPVINALTDLEHPCQALADYLTLQEAFGGSPDDMAGATLAYVGDGNNVAHSLMLCGALLGVNVRIGGPVGYEPSAEVLAQSRHLAAGRCEISVVQDPVAAVRGAHALYTDVWASMGQEEEKAKRERDFSGWCLDEELIAEADPRAIVLHCLPAYRGLEISAGAMEGSSSRIFDQAENRLHAQQALLATLLAAD